One window of the Podospora pseudopauciseta strain CBS 411.78 chromosome 4, whole genome shotgun sequence genome contains the following:
- a CDS encoding hypothetical protein (COG:C; COG:H; EggNog:ENOG503NXRU), which produces MPFIDDGESRPVGSYPNSGIDVLIVGTGLAGLTAAIECVRKGHNVRVLERNDDINTAGDMYFMGLSATKFFKHWPEMAKEFDEISLHNCWIETFKHDGDQMITPLKVSDRLRDAGLDPDTPPGTFQMRPLVYKMYVRQVEKLGVKIQFGKRVVEYWEDESRGKAGVVTDKGERYEADVVIAADGVGSKSQKLVGGQVRAMKSGRAMWRAAFPIHHVDKNPEVKEFFKMIKGESGEEPIVRTWLGPGTYAMTLTRPDTMIWVMNHDVTGSEKESWNHTIDAQEVLDNMDKGVGPKPWAPMFKELIKLTPPNTIVNFELFWRNPQPKWASPGARVINIGDAAHSFLPASGNGATQAIEDAISLASCLQIGGKENIPQSVRAHVRMRFIRNACAQKLGFSNAELLQDTDWTKVKLDPRVAQPKLPSWVWGHDPEKYAYEVYDRVVESMRRGVPFDEDDSIPPNYPAGYKYEPWSIEDIMEDMKNGKSIELGSGNWD; this is translated from the exons ATGCCTTTCATCGACGACGGCGAGTCCAGGCCCGTGGGCTCGTATCCGAACAGCGGCATCGATGTTCTGATCGTCGGCACCGGCCTTGCGGGCCTCACGGCGGCTATCGAGTGTGTGAGAAAGGGACACAATGTCCGGGTTCTGGAGAGAAATGACGACATCAACACTGCCG GCGACATGTACTTTATGGGCCTGTCAGCGACCAAGTTCTTCAAGCACTGGCCTGAGATGGCCAAGGAGTTTGACGAGATCTCTCTGCATAACTGCTGGATCGAGACTTTCAAGCACGATGGCGACCAGATGATCACACCTCTCAAAGTGTCCGACCGTCTTCGGGATGCAGGTCTGGATCCTGACACACCTCCTGGGACGTTTCAAATGCGCCCCCTTGTGTACAAGATGTACGTCCGCCAGGTCGAGAAGCTAGGTGTCAAAATTCAGTTTGGAAAGCGAGTGGTAGAGTACTGGGAGGACGAGTCTCGAGGCAAGGCTGGCGTGGTTACCGACAAGGGCGAGAGATATGAAGCCGATGTCGTGATTGCTGCAGATGGTGTTGGGTCGAAGAGCCAGAAGCTCGTGGGAGGCCAAGTGCGAGCCATGAAATCAGGCAGGGCCATGTGGCGAGCTGCATTCCCGATACACCATGTCGATAAGAATCCTGAGGTGAAGGAGTTCTTCAAAATGATCAAGGGAGAATCTGGGGAGGAGCCAATTGTGCGAACCTGGCTTGG CCCAGGAACATATGCCATGACCCTCACGCGTCCGGACACCATGATTTGGGTCATGAACCACGATGTTACTGGCTCCGAGAAGGAATCGTGGAACCACACCATCGACGCCCAGGAGGTACTGGACAACATGGACAAGGGCGTCGGGCCAAAGCCATGGGCACCAATGTTCAAGGAGCTGATTAAACTGACACCTCCCAACACCATCGTTAATTTCGAGCTGTTTTGGAGAAATCCGCAACCCAAGTGGGCATCTCCCGGGGCTCGTGTCATCAACATTGGTGATGCAGCCCATTCCTTTCTCCCCGCGTCTGGAAACGGCGCCACTcaggccattgaagatgcTATCTCGCTGGCCTCCTGCCTTCAGATCGGCGGCAAAGAAAACATCCCGCAGTCTGTCAGAGCTCACGTCCGCATGCGCTTCATCCGGAATGCATGTGCGCAAAAGTTGGGTTTCAGCAACGCCGAGCTGCTGCAGGATACCGACTGGACCAAAGTCAAGCTGGACCCGCGCGTGGCCCAACCCAAGCTCCCCAGCTGGGTTTGGGGACACGATCCCGAGAAGTATGCCTACGAGGTGTACGATCGCGTGGTAGAGAGCATGAGGCGTGGTGTTCCGTTCGACGAGGATGACAGCATCCCACCAAACTACCCGGCCGGGTACAAGTACGAGCCGTGGAGCATCGAAGACATCATGGAGGATATGAAGAACGGCAAGTCGATCGAGCTTGGGTCGGGCAACTGGGACTAG
- a CDS encoding hypothetical protein (EggNog:ENOG503PYCF), whose product MKFQVLLSLVTVAAGIPSAQKLDRPVKPPLKPLVIDSLSTFAPSGRPGSSIYSYFNVSFTDVEFNNTTVQCGTRWTFGEGEDIAWTRKNTDCLIKPKSKRVGEWSFQLLKPTASGEGASLLNNFMLHLRHDWTSGVHVATQKFNFDGERNIGGMCSASGTCQFGLWEGVERPYLVPQFRLER is encoded by the coding sequence ATGAAATTCCAGGTATTGCTCTCACTTGTCACTGTGGCTGCAGGCATTCCCTCGGCCCAGAAATTGGATCGACCGGTGAAGCCTCCTCTCAAGCCTCTGGTGATAGACAGCCTGTCGACATTTGCTCCCTCAGGTCGACCGGGGAGCTCGATCTATTCCTACTTCAATGTCAGCTTCACCGATGTCGaattcaacaacaccactgTCCAGTGCGGCACTCGGTGGACATTTGGCGAAGGGGAGGACATTGCCTGGACGAGGAAGAACACAGACTGTTTGATCAAGCCGAAGTCAAAGAGAGTGGGGGAATGGAGCTTCCAGTTGCTCAAGCCGACGGCGAGCGGAGAGGGGGCGTCGTTGTTGAATAACTTTATGCTGCACCTGCGACATGATTGGACCTCGGGGGTTCATGTGGCGACACAAAAGTTCAATTTTGATGGAGAGAGAAATATCGGGGGAATGTGCTCGGCCAGTGGCACTTGCCAGTTTGGACTGTGGGAAGGCGTGGAGAGGCCCTATCTGGTGCCGCAGTTTAGGCTGGagcgttga
- a CDS encoding hypothetical protein (EggNog:ENOG503NWAA; MEROPS:MER0043475; COG:F) → MAPHSEPEHRDEVTAHPKGQDAPIVRMMVLETDEPHKETKKIPGKTTFGEILHNHFTNAGKAHDPPLGIETDRWFVIPEKGGTMPKYEDFEGCDALLITGSVYDAHGDDPWILDLLKLLRELWQSHPKMHFSGVCFGHQLLCRLLGAEVRPSPKGDWELGHSKIELTPIGQKLFRTDDDHVHLHQMHQDHVVAPPTVESAQGLLPKGTRVHVWGKSDHTEVQGVYIKGKMFTTQAHLAFDEEMVKRQIEMRVEAGSIDDQEAADQAGDTADLEHDGEVAAGAILRFFHDEDEDVD, encoded by the exons ATGGCACCCCACAGCGAACCAGAGCACCGGGACGAAGTGACGGCCCACCCTAAGGGTCAGGATGCCCCCATTGTCAGGATGATGGTCCTCGAGACGGACGAACCCCATAAGGAGACCAAAAAGATACCTGGAAAGACGACCTTTGGCGAGATTCTGCACAACCACTTCACCAATGCCGGCAAGGCGCATGACCCTCCGTTGGGGATTGAGACGGACAGGTGGTTTGTGATTccggaaaaggggggaacgATGCCCAAGTACGAGGATTTTGAGGGTTGCGACGCGCTGCTGATCACGGGGAGCGTGTATGATGCGCATGGTGATGATCCGTGGATTCTGGACctgttgaagttgttgagAG AGCTATGGCAAAGCCATCCCAAAATGCATTTCTCGGGCGTCTGCTTTGGTCATCAGCTCCTCTGCCGCCTTCTCGGTGCCGAAGTGCGGCCCTCGCCAAAAGGCGACTGGGAGCTGGGCCATTCCAAGATTGAGCTGACGCCCATTGGCCAGAAGCTCTTCCGGACGGATGACGACCATGTGCACTTGCACCAGATGCATCAAGATCATGTTGTTGCTCCCCCCACGGTAGAGTCCGCGCAGGGGCTGCTACCAAAGGGGACGAGGGTGCATGTCTGGGGCAAGTCGGACCATACCGAGGTACAAGGGGTGTACATCAAGGGAAAGATGTTTACTACCCAGGCGCACTTGGCGTTTGATGAGGAGATGGTCAAAAGGCAGATTGAGATGAGGGTTGAGGCGGGGAGTATTGATGATCAGGAGGCGGCGGACCAGGCGGGGGATACGGCGGATTTAGAGCACGATGGAGAGGTGGCAGCGGGGGCGATATTGAGGTTCTTccatgatgaggatgaggatgttgattga